The proteins below come from a single Corynebacterium glyciniphilum AJ 3170 genomic window:
- a CDS encoding ABC transporter ATP-binding protein produces the protein MATHDQLNADSGTNSRTGTVSVRNLHRSFDGATDILAGIDLDIGAGEFVALLGRSGSGKSTLLRALAGLDSDVAGHGVIEVPERVSVVFQDSRLVPWLRIAQNVAFGLPSGSVTTRHVGDALAEVGLSGRERAWPVELSGGEQQRAALARALVREPDLLLADEPFGALDALTKIRMHGLLRDLVARHRPSVLMITHDVDEAVTLADRVIVLKEGQLSLQCTTDGVDPGDLRSRLLEELGVEAVA, from the coding sequence ATGGCGACGCACGATCAGCTGAACGCAGACTCGGGCACAAACTCGAGGACAGGCACAGTCAGTGTGCGGAATCTCCACCGTTCCTTCGACGGGGCCACCGACATCCTCGCGGGCATCGACCTGGACATCGGCGCCGGTGAGTTTGTCGCACTGCTGGGACGCAGCGGATCCGGGAAATCGACGCTGTTACGGGCACTCGCTGGACTGGACAGTGACGTCGCAGGCCACGGTGTGATTGAGGTGCCTGAGCGGGTGTCGGTCGTATTTCAGGATTCCCGGCTTGTGCCGTGGCTCCGCATCGCCCAGAACGTTGCTTTCGGCCTGCCGTCGGGCAGCGTGACGACGAGGCATGTCGGCGACGCACTCGCCGAGGTCGGGCTGTCAGGTCGTGAACGCGCCTGGCCGGTCGAACTCTCCGGTGGTGAACAGCAGCGCGCGGCACTGGCCCGAGCGCTGGTCAGGGAACCGGATCTGCTGTTGGCTGACGAGCCTTTCGGTGCTCTGGACGCCCTGACAAAGATCCGGATGCACGGGCTGCTGCGGGACCTGGTTGCCCGACACCGTCCGTCGGTGCTGATGATTACCCATGACGTCGATGAAGCAGTCACCCTCGCCGACCGGGTCATCGTCCTGAAGGAGGGGCAGCTGAGCCTCCAGTGCACGACGGACGGGGTGGACCCCGGGGACCTGCGGTCGCGCCTACTCGAGGAACTTGGAGTGGAGGCCGTGGCATAA
- a CDS encoding ABC transporter permease, which yields MTTTLEHTVGTTGPSRQSPDPRPGSPASGQEDVRPRRRSYGPGGRLKLGRGLGVLFLLLAWAGGSATGLIDPRILASPWQVAAAAAELVESGRLQESLVASLTRAGAGIILGIVAGVILATVAGLSRWGESLIDGPVQVKRSIPTLALMPLLILWFGIGEEMKVTTIALATVIPVYMNTFDGLRSIDRRFVELASTLEVGRVEFLRRVILPGSMPGVILGLRYGVTAGLLALVVVEQVNTTSGLGYMITLASNYGQTEIIVVGLVTYAVLGVAADAALRAVGRRALSWRRTIS from the coding sequence ATGACCACCACACTGGAGCACACCGTAGGTACGACCGGTCCGTCGCGGCAGTCACCGGACCCGCGCCCGGGATCGCCGGCGAGCGGGCAGGAGGACGTACGGCCCCGGCGTCGGAGCTACGGCCCCGGCGGACGTCTGAAACTCGGCCGGGGGCTCGGGGTCCTGTTTCTTCTTCTGGCATGGGCCGGTGGGTCGGCAACAGGTCTGATCGACCCACGCATCCTCGCTTCGCCCTGGCAGGTTGCAGCGGCCGCCGCCGAGCTCGTGGAGTCCGGGCGACTCCAGGAATCACTCGTGGCATCGTTGACTCGCGCGGGCGCCGGCATCATCCTGGGGATTGTCGCCGGTGTCATCCTCGCCACCGTGGCGGGGCTCTCGCGCTGGGGAGAATCACTGATTGACGGTCCGGTGCAGGTCAAACGGTCTATCCCGACACTGGCGCTGATGCCGCTGCTGATCCTGTGGTTCGGCATCGGTGAAGAAATGAAGGTCACCACCATTGCCCTGGCCACGGTGATCCCGGTGTACATGAACACCTTCGACGGCCTCCGGTCGATCGACCGGCGGTTCGTCGAACTTGCCAGCACTCTGGAGGTCGGTCGCGTGGAGTTCCTGCGTCGGGTGATCCTCCCCGGGTCGATGCCCGGCGTGATTCTGGGCCTGCGGTACGGAGTCACCGCCGGTCTGCTGGCTCTGGTCGTCGTCGAGCAGGTGAACACGACGTCGGGGCTGGGCTACATGATCACCCTGGCTTCGAACTACGGGCAGACGGAGATCATCGTCGTCGGCCTGGTCACCTACGCAGTGCTCGGTGTTGCTGCCGACGCAGCACTTCGGGCCGTTGGACGGAGGGCTTTGTCATGGCGACGCACGATCAGCTGA
- a CDS encoding ABC transporter substrate-binding protein codes for MRTIRNSASPRTVTIIALTSLTALTVSGCNAVSAGDGGDDYDETAVISDAVDKDTVLRIGDPRTQVALEASGLIDDLDFTPEWANIDGGPKTLEAFRADALDVGAVADIPPLFATWTNEPVRIVSARRTVDPLEHPTYELGVAPGADVRELADLKGKRIAYSPGQAQGALVLRVLEEAGLSQDDVDLVELQSTDDTFVNVIAKGEVDVAPLGIEQARSYLAKYGQDGASTIAPGVPDDPWHLYVPTTTLQDEKKTAALKQYVQVWNKLNLWINDHREEYADLYLVDHQGLSEEDARYVVDRQGDFTVPENWDGLISEHQATADLLSREQDHPEIEVDDLYDRRFEPEELAA; via the coding sequence ATGAGAACCATCCGGAACAGCGCATCCCCCAGGACGGTCACGATCATCGCTCTGACCTCACTCACCGCACTGACAGTCAGTGGATGCAACGCCGTGAGTGCCGGCGACGGAGGCGACGACTACGACGAGACCGCCGTGATCTCCGATGCCGTGGACAAGGACACCGTGCTGCGCATCGGCGACCCGCGTACCCAGGTAGCTCTCGAAGCGTCCGGTCTGATCGACGACCTGGACTTCACCCCGGAATGGGCGAATATCGACGGTGGACCGAAAACGTTGGAGGCGTTCCGGGCCGACGCCCTCGACGTCGGGGCCGTCGCTGACATTCCTCCGTTGTTTGCCACCTGGACCAATGAGCCGGTGCGCATCGTCTCGGCACGCCGCACCGTCGATCCGTTGGAGCACCCGACCTATGAACTGGGCGTCGCGCCGGGTGCGGATGTCCGTGAGCTGGCCGACCTGAAGGGCAAGCGTATCGCCTATAGCCCGGGACAGGCCCAGGGGGCGCTGGTGCTGCGCGTTCTCGAGGAAGCGGGGTTGTCCCAGGATGACGTCGACCTTGTGGAACTGCAGAGCACCGACGACACCTTCGTCAACGTCATTGCCAAGGGAGAGGTGGACGTCGCCCCGCTCGGTATCGAACAGGCACGGTCCTATCTGGCGAAGTACGGCCAGGACGGGGCGAGCACCATCGCCCCCGGTGTGCCAGACGACCCCTGGCACCTGTACGTGCCGACCACCACGTTGCAGGACGAGAAGAAGACTGCAGCGCTCAAGCAGTACGTGCAGGTCTGGAACAAGCTCAATCTGTGGATCAATGACCACCGCGAGGAGTATGCGGATCTCTACCTCGTCGATCATCAGGGACTCTCGGAAGAGGACGCCCGGTACGTCGTCGATCGGCAGGGAGATTTCACGGTTCCGGAGAACTGGGACGGGCTGATCTCTGAACACCAGGCGACCGCAGACCTGCTGTCGCGGGAACAGGACCATCCGGAGATCGAGGTCGACGACCTCTACGACCGACGTTTCGAACCCGAGGAGTTGGCGGCATGA